A stretch of DNA from Streptomyces rubradiris:
CCGCATGCCCCCTTCGCCCGACTCCCGCACCGACGACGAGGTCCTGGCCGCCACCGACGTCGCCGTCCTGCTGCGCCACGGCCTGACCCAGGACGCCTTCCGCACCGCCCTGTTCGGCGACGGCGCGGTGGCCGCCGCGGTCACCCTGGACCGGCTCGGCGTGCTGCCCCGCTCCCTGGTGTTCCTCGCCGGGATCGTCCGGGCGGGCGGGCTCGGGTACGCCGCCGAGCTGCCCGAGCCGCTGCCGTCCCCCGAACCGGCCGCCCTGCTGCGGGAGTGGCTGGGCGGCGCCGCGCCCACCGCCGGCACCCCTCAGGCCGAGGAGTGCGCCGCCCGCTGGCTGGAGGCGGTCGCCGAGATCATCGCGCTGCGCCGGGCCACCCGCCGCTGACCGGTCCGAGGAAGACCGGGTTGGTGAACGCGGCCATCGCCCCCGGCACCGGGCCCAGCGCCGTCTCGTGCCGCACCTCGGCCCGGACGTAGGCCGCGCGGGCCGGGGAGGTGCGCCACTCCACGGCCCCCGTGCCGGACACCGGCAGCGGCTGGCCGGTGAACACCAGGCCCTGGTCGGTCAGGAACCGCACCGCGCAGCGCGGCGCGCCGGACACCTGGAGCCGCACGGTCACCGGGGTGTCCGGGGCCACCGCCAGCCGCTCCCCGATCCCGGCCCGCTCACCTCCCTCCGCCGTGACGGAGAAGTCCAGCGAGACATGGCGCGACTCGGCCACGTAGGACCGCCCGGCCCGCAGTCCCTCCTGGATCGCCTCCCGGGTCAGGCCGTCGGCGAGGACGACCGTCTGGGGCAGCCCGACCACGTCCGGATCGCGGTGGGCGTCGCTGTTGCCCAGCGCGGGCAGCCACGCCCGCTCGCCCCGCGCCGCCGCCACCAGCCGCGCGTCCCAGCCCGCGAGCGCCAGTTCGTCGTCGGGCGTCCACATCCCGTTCCACACCTCCACGGCGTCCGCCTCCGCGAACCCGAACCGCCAGGAGCAGCCCACGCAGTCGCCGTGCGGATGGGCCGGTACGACCAGGCCGCCGGCCCGCCGGATCGCCCGCGCGAAGTGCGCCCAGCGGCCGTCGCGGGCCCGGTAGCGCCAGTCGACGAAGGTGCCCGGGTCGGTGCCGAGCGCGAGCACGTGCCCGTTGCGGGTGGTGACCTCCTCGCCGAGCAGCACCAGCAGGTCGTCGCCGGCCGCGTCGGCCCAGTGGGGGTGCGAGGCGTTGGTGTTGTGGTCGGAGCTGTTGACGAAGTCCAGCCCGGCGGCGCGGGCCAGCGCCGCGATCTCGGCGGGGGTGCGGCGGCCGTCGGAGTGCCAGGAGTGCAGATGGCAGTCGCCCCGGTACCAGTCCCGCCCCCGCCCCCGGGCCCGGCCGGGCGGGTACACCGGCTCGGGGGTCGCACCGGCCGCTCCCTCGGTCAGGGTGACGCTCACCTCGTAGGCCAGCCCCTGCGGGGCCACGGTGTAGGGGCCGAGGGCGATGTGCCAGGTGCCGGGGGTGAGCGGCCCGGGCAGGTACCCGGGGGTCGCCGCGTCGGCCCGCACGAAGAACTCGCTGCGCGCCCCGCCCGACCAGCCCCGGAACCCCCGCCCGCCGACCTCGGTCCCCCGCGGGTCGAACAGCCCGATGTCGAGCGCGTTGCCGGGGGTGCCGGGCGGGACGGGCGGTTTGTCGTAGGTGTAGGTGACTTTCAACTCTGCCGTGCCCGCCGGGACTTCGAAGGGGAGGTACGCGAAGTCGGGGGAGCCGGGTGCGAAGGTGCCGCGCAACGTCGTCACCCTGTCAACGTAAGCCGACCCAAGGGGCCCGGGACAATACCTGTGCGCGGCGTCACCGAGCGGGCGCGCCCGGCCGCGAACGACCCGGACGCACCCACGGCGGGCAACCCAACCTGGCGCCACCCCAGTCGGCGACGATCAGCGCGACCGTATGCTCAAGGGATGACGACTTCCGTGCCCTCCGGAACCGGCCCCACCGAGAACTCCATGCGTCGCGCCCTCAAACGTGCCCGGGAAGGCGTCGCCCTCGACGTCGCCGAGGCCGCGGTGCTGCTCCAGGCACGCGGCACGGACCTGACGGACCTCGCCGCCTCCGCCGCCCGGGTGCGGGACGCGGGCCTGGAGGCGGCGGGCCGGCCCGGCGTCATCACGTACTCCAAGAGCGTCTTCGTCCCCCTCACCCGGCTGTGCCGGGACAAGTGCCACTACTGCACCTTCGCCACCGTCCCCGGCAAGCTGCGCCGCGCCGGCCACGGGATGTTCATGTCCCCCGACGAGGTGCTGGACATCGCCCGCAAGGGTGCCGCCCTCGGCTGCAAGGAAGCCCTGATCACCCTCGGCGACAAGCCGGAGGACCGCTGGCCCGAGGCGCGCGAGTGGCTGGACGCGCACGGCTACGACGACACCATCGCCTACGTGCGCGCCATCTCCATCCGGATCCTGGAGGAGACCGGCCTGCTGCCGCACCTGAACCCGGGCGTCATGACGTGGACGGACTTCCAGCGGCTGAAGCCGGTCGCGCCGAGCATGGGCATGATGCTGGAGACGACCGCCACCCGGCTGTGGTCCGAGCCCGGCGGCCCGCACCACGGCTCCCCGGACAAGGAACCGGCCGTCCGGCTGCGCGTCCTGGAGGACGCCGGGCGCTCCTCCGTACCGTTCACCTCCGGCCTGCTGATCGGCATCGGGGAGACGTACGAGGAGCGCGCCGAGTCGCTGTTCGCGCTGCGGAAGGTCGCCCGCGCCTACCACGGCATCCAGGAACTGATCATCCAGAACTTCCGCGCCAAGCCGGACACGGCGATGCGCGGCATGCCGGACGCCGAACTGGACGACCTGGTCGCCACGGTGGCCGTCGCCCGGCACATCATGGGCCCGAGCGCCTGCCTCCAGGCCCCGCCGAACCTGGTCGACGCCGAGTACGAGCGGCTGATCGGCGCCGGCATCGACGACTGGGGCGGGGTCTCCCCGCTGACCATCGACCACGTCAACCCCGAGCGCCCCTGGCCGCAGATCGAGGAACTCACCGAGCGGTCCCGGGCGGCCGGCTTCGAACTGCGCGAACGCCTGTGCGTGTACCCGGAGTTCGTCCGCCGGGGCGAGCCCTGGCTGGACCCGCGGCTGCGCCCGCACGTGTCCGCCCTGGCCGACCCGGAGACGGGCCTGGCCCTGCCGGACGCGGTCGTGACGGGCCGGCCCTGGCAGGAGCCGGACGAGGTGTTCACCGCCACCGGCCGCACCGACCTGCACACGGCCATCGACTCCGAGGGCCGCACCGGCGACCGGCGCGCCGACTTCGACGAGGTCTACGGCGACTGGGAGGCGCTGCGCGAGGCGGCGGCCCCCGGCATGGCCCCGGAGCGGATCGACGCCGACGTGCGCGAGGCGCTGCGCACGGCCGCCGACGACCCGACCCGGCTGACCGACGCCGAGGCCCTGGCCCTGCTGCACGCGGACGGCCCGGCGCTGGACGCGCTGTGCCGGGTGGCCGACGACGTGCGCAGGTCGGCGGTCGGCGACGACGTCACCTACATCGTCACCCGCAACATCAACTTCACCAACGTCTGCTACACCGGCTGCCGGTTCTGCGCCTTCGCCCAGCGCCGCACGGACGCCGACGCCTACACGCTGTCGCTGGAGCAGGTCGCGGACCGCGCCCAGCAGGCGTGGGAGGTCGGCGCGGTCGAGGTGTGCATGCAGGGCGGCATCCACCCCGACCTGCCCGGGACGGCGTACTTCGACATCGCCAGGGCGGTGAAGGAGCGGGTGCCGGGCATGCACGTGCACGCCTTCTCGCCGATGGAGGTGGTCAACGGCGCGACCCGCACCGGCCTGTCGATCCGCGAGTGGCTGACGGCCGCCAAGGAGGCCGGGCTGGACTCCATCCCCGGAACGGCCGCGGAGATCCTGGACGACGAGGTCCGCTGGGTGCTCACCAAGGGCAAGCTGCCCACGGCCACCTGGATCGAGGTGATCAGGACCGCGCACGAACTGGGCATCCGCTCCTCGTCCACGATGATGTACGGGCACGTGGACCAGCCCCGGCACTGGCTCGGCCACCTGCGCACGCTGGC
This window harbors:
- a CDS encoding bifunctional FO biosynthesis protein CofGH, whose protein sequence is MTTSVPSGTGPTENSMRRALKRAREGVALDVAEAAVLLQARGTDLTDLAASAARVRDAGLEAAGRPGVITYSKSVFVPLTRLCRDKCHYCTFATVPGKLRRAGHGMFMSPDEVLDIARKGAALGCKEALITLGDKPEDRWPEAREWLDAHGYDDTIAYVRAISIRILEETGLLPHLNPGVMTWTDFQRLKPVAPSMGMMLETTATRLWSEPGGPHHGSPDKEPAVRLRVLEDAGRSSVPFTSGLLIGIGETYEERAESLFALRKVARAYHGIQELIIQNFRAKPDTAMRGMPDAELDDLVATVAVARHIMGPSACLQAPPNLVDAEYERLIGAGIDDWGGVSPLTIDHVNPERPWPQIEELTERSRAAGFELRERLCVYPEFVRRGEPWLDPRLRPHVSALADPETGLALPDAVVTGRPWQEPDEVFTATGRTDLHTAIDSEGRTGDRRADFDEVYGDWEALREAAAPGMAPERIDADVREALRTAADDPTRLTDAEALALLHADGPALDALCRVADDVRRSAVGDDVTYIVTRNINFTNVCYTGCRFCAFAQRRTDADAYTLSLEQVADRAQQAWEVGAVEVCMQGGIHPDLPGTAYFDIARAVKERVPGMHVHAFSPMEVVNGATRTGLSIREWLTAAKEAGLDSIPGTAAEILDDEVRWVLTKGKLPTATWIEVIRTAHELGIRSSSTMMYGHVDQPRHWLGHLRTLAGIQRETGGFTEFVTLPFIHTNAPVYLAGIARPGPTLRDNRAVTAMARLLLHPWIPNIQTSWVKLGAEGAAEMLRSGANDLGGTLMEETISRMAGSSYGSYKSIRDLIAVAEAAGRPARPRTTLYGEVPEERQRVAEASDGHLPELLPVLD
- a CDS encoding CehA/McbA family metallohydrolase, whose translation is MAPGWVARRGCVRVVRGRARPLGDAAHRYCPGPLGSAYVDRVTTLRGTFAPGSPDFAYLPFEVPAGTAELKVTYTYDKPPVPPGTPGNALDIGLFDPRGTEVGGRGFRGWSGGARSEFFVRADAATPGYLPGPLTPGTWHIALGPYTVAPQGLAYEVSVTLTEGAAGATPEPVYPPGRARGRGRDWYRGDCHLHSWHSDGRRTPAEIAALARAAGLDFVNSSDHNTNASHPHWADAAGDDLLVLLGEEVTTRNGHVLALGTDPGTFVDWRYRARDGRWAHFARAIRRAGGLVVPAHPHGDCVGCSWRFGFAEADAVEVWNGMWTPDDELALAGWDARLVAAARGERAWLPALGNSDAHRDPDVVGLPQTVVLADGLTREAIQEGLRAGRSYVAESRHVSLDFSVTAEGGERAGIGERLAVAPDTPVTVRLQVSGAPRCAVRFLTDQGLVFTGQPLPVSGTGAVEWRTSPARAAYVRAEVRHETALGPVPGAMAAFTNPVFLGPVSGGWPGAAR